TTGATCAGCGTAATTTCCCCGGGCAGGAACACCGGGATGGACTGGATATTGGATTTAAAGAAGCCGCTCATCACAAATTTCAGCCCGGTGGCTTGCCTTGTCATGTAAAACGGTATCCTGGCGTCAGTTGGCGTGGGCGCCAGTGCTACAGGCAGGCCCATCGTGGAATCCACCACCTGGTAAATATTACTGGTGGAAGATACGAGGGTAAAGATCGGATTGGCCACCTGCGGATTGAAGTTGAAAGTACTGATACCTGCACTGGTAAGGTCTACTTTATTGGCAGCATCCAGCGCAGCGGCATAATCGCCGGCACTCAACGCGTAACGGGCCTTGAGGGCATACAGGGTATTGACCACATTGATGCCTTTAGGAAGAAACGGTGTAATAGCAGAACTGATCGGGTTGGCGGCAATGGTATTTAATGCATTGTCGATCGTACGTACCGCTCTTGCGTAACCTTGTTTCCCGGGGATGAAACCCACACGGGTAGTCGCATCCGGGCTACTGATGGTGTCCGGCACCTGCTCCCAGTAATTGGCTTGCACGCCCAGCGCCAGCGCTTTAAAAATGGACGTATAGGCAATCACGCCGCTGGCATAGCCTTTATCAGATATCACGGTGTTAGTCGCCTTCAGTACTCTCTCTGCATCAAAAACGATCTTATTGGTATAAGCCCACATACCGGTCACCACCACGTTGTTGTTCAATACCGTATTGCCACCGGTGCCCAGCTGGCCTTCATCGGCGTTGCCCGGATTGGTGACAAACGTTTCTCCGCTCAGCAGGCTTCCGGAGGTAATAGTGGTATAAATGAGGCCAGTCCTGTCTTTGACATAGTTGGCCTGCAGCCCAACTGCCGCATCTGTAATGGCCTGCGGCGAGCTAAAGGCCTGGTCCTGGGAAGGCCCGGAAGGGTCCTGGTAGTCTTTTTTACAGGCCGCCGCAGACAACAGGAACGTGGCCATGGTCATGTATGTATAGAAGGTAGTTCGTTTCATGATTTGTCTTTTTAGGATTAGAATTTGGCGCGAACGCTCAGGTTATAAGTACGCGGAACAGGTACGGCCCCGAAGTCAATTCCACGTAAAACAGTGCTTTGTCCTGCGGCATTCACTTCCGGGTCATAACCCTTGTAGTTGTCCCATGAAATGAGGTTCCGGCCACCCACGCTAACGGTCAGGTCCTTTACGGTGTTGTTTAATTTTCCGAAATTATAGCTGAGCGCCACTTCGCGCAGTTTCACGAAGCTGCCGTTGTCTATCCTGAATTCCTGGATGTTGTATACACCGGCGATATACCCTCTTGGTAACTTGCCCAGGTCTTCCTGCTCTGCGATCTTACCATTATCAACGCCCTGGCGGGTCCTGAAGTCTGCGTTAAAAACATCCACTCCCTGTACGGCATCCAGTTGTATATGCAGCCCTAGTTTTTTGTATTGTAGATCAGTGGTAAAAGTACCGGTCCAATCCGGATTAGGGTCACCGATTTTTTTGTTGAGTGCCGAAGCGGAAGCCAGCGGCAGCCCTGTAGCAGGGTCACGCTGTGCCTGGTAATCGAACGGGCCTTTCTGCACACCTCTTTCTGTCACCGGGATGCCGGCAGGCGTAGTCAGGATATTGCCGTTGGCATCGCGGGCATAGAAAGTACCATAGAAGAAGCCGATGGGATAACCTGCGGCAATGGCCACGGGAGCGCCGCCCACGGTATTCAGCAATACCAGCGACTGCCCGATATTGAGGGCTTCATTGCGGTTACGGTTGAAAATAGCGGTAAGGTTCCAGGTGAAATTTTTAGTCCTCACCGGTACGGCGTTTAACACTACTTCTATACCGTTATTTTGCAGGGAACCGATATTGCTCCGGATAGAAGTATAACCGGTGGTTGGGGCTACTGCGCGGTCAATCAGCAGGTCCTGAACTTTTTTACGGTAGTAGTTCACACTCAGGCCGAGGCGGTCATCCAGGAAAGACAGATCAGTACCGATTTCCAGTTCTTTCTGTTTTTCAGGTTTCACATTGGGGTCTGTGTATAC
The Chitinophaga varians genome window above contains:
- a CDS encoding RagB/SusD family nutrient uptake outer membrane protein — protein: MKRTTFYTYMTMATFLLSAAACKKDYQDPSGPSQDQAFSSPQAITDAAVGLQANYVKDRTGLIYTTITSGSLLSGETFVTNPGNADEGQLGTGGNTVLNNNVVVTGMWAYTNKIVFDAERVLKATNTVISDKGYASGVIAYTSIFKALALGVQANYWEQVPDTISSPDATTRVGFIPGKQGYARAVRTIDNALNTIAANPISSAITPFLPKGINVVNTLYALKARYALSAGDYAAALDAANKVDLTSAGISTFNFNPQVANPIFTLVSSTSNIYQVVDSTMGLPVALAPTPTDARIPFYMTRQATGLKFVMSGFFKSNIQSIPVFLPGEITLIKAECYARNNDLVNGLAELNKVVTKKPSDDPFGIGANLPPVVVATIPDLLTQIYKHRRIEMFMSGQEIEDQRRFGRPTTERKRNYFPYPFVERNDNPNTPADPTF